A region of Vitis vinifera cultivar Pinot Noir 40024 chromosome 15, ASM3070453v1 DNA encodes the following proteins:
- the LOC132255170 gene encoding vegetative cell wall protein gp1-like yields MARTRGAKSSSHSNRKRSLRKEPSPGSAPEPTLSRPNPPPVKPAPPKPPAKRYLTRSGGRPLQKKTRVESLEPIDLTEQSPEPSPIPSPVQTPVPSPVPSPSPLPVPSPVPSPAPQEKSQEPQVPLPEPQMQTETALEEVIRRPMLPQPPIEGNLDCRTRAFHSELCFDLAAFRSLRKEPSPGSALEASPSRPIPPPVKPVPPKPPTRRYLTRSGGRPLQKKPRVESSEPIDLTEQYPEPSPIPSPVQTPVPSPVLSPSPLPVPSPNWLPRRAMSASRVAGVIHALEGWNVHECGNTMFNIEKIWEASLHHGFRPLTIPT; encoded by the exons ATGGCGCGAACACGAGGGGCTAAGTCTTCATCTCATTCGAACCGCAAaaggagtctgcgaaaggagccaagtcCAGGTTCTGCTCCAGAGCCTACGCTGTCAAGGCCAAATCCTCCTCCGGTGAAACCAGCGCCGCCAAAGCCGCCGGCAAAACGATACCTTACTAGGTCAGGCGGTCGGCCATTGCAGAAGAAAACCAGGGTGGAGAGCTTAGAACCcatcgatttgactgagcaatctccaGAGCCTTCTCCAATTCCATCACCGGTTCAAACTCCAGTGCCGTCTCCGGTTCCCTCGCCGAGCCCCCTGCCAGTAccatcgccggtaccatctccggcgCCGCAAGAAAAATCCCAGGAGCCTCAAGTGCCTCTTCCCGAGCCCCAAATGCAAACTGAAACAGCTCTGGAAGAAGTAATTAGGAGGCCAATGCTACCTCAGCCCCCAATCGaaggaaacttggattgtagAACACGGGCATTTCATTCCGAGCTTTGCTTCGACTTAgcagcattcaga agtctgcgaaaggagccaagtcCAGGTTCTGCTCTAGAGGCTTCGCCGTCAAGGCCAATTCCACCTCCGGTGAAGCCCGTGCCACCAAAGCCGCCGACAAGACGATACCTTACCAGGTCAGGTGGTCGGCCATTGCAAAAGAAACCCAGGGTGgagagctcagaacccatcgatttgactgagcaatatCCAGAGCCTTCTCCAATTCCATCACCGGTTCAAACTCCAGTGCCATCGCCGGTTCTCTCGCCAAGTCCCTTGCCAGTtccatcgccg AATTGGTTGCCGAGAAGGGCAATGAGTGCATCGCGTGTAGCTGGGGTGATTCATGCATTAGAAGGATGGAATGTGCACGAGTGTGGTAACACAATGTTCAACATTGAGAAAATATGGGAAGCTAGTCTCCATCATGGATTTCGTCCTTTAACGATCCCCACATGA